The DNA region CTTCCATCCAATCCAAGAAGTCTGGATGTTTGTGTCAGCATCTCTTTAGGCTCTTTAAATACTTCGCAGTTAAAGAGGTGATGAAAACGGCGAACAATCTCTCTTGTAATCTCTAAATGAGGTTTTTGATCTTCTCCAATAGGTACAACATCGGCTTGATAAAGTATGATATCAGCTGCTTGAAGTACAGGATATGTTAAAAATCCAGCAGTATGTATATCTTTATGTTGCATTTGTGCCAACTGATCTTTATATGTAGGGTTTCTCTCCAACCATCCAAGAGGGGTAATCATATTTAAAAGAACATACAGCTCTGCATGCTCTTTAATGGCACTTTGTACAAAAAGAGCGCTCTTTTCAGGGTCTATACCTGCAGCAATCCAATCTTTTACTAACTCTTTTCCCAAAAGGCGTAGGTTCAGTTTATCTTCATAGCTTGTAGACAGAGCATGCCAGTCAGCTACAAAAAAGTGACATTCATTATTTTCTTGTAAATTTACCCAGTTTTTTAAAACACCCAAATAGTGTCCTAGGTGAAGTTTTCCGGTAGGTCGCATGCCGCTGACAATTCGCATCAAACATCCTTAAAATTTTTTTGGCAATTATAGCCAATCATCATTTTAGAAGGGTTTAATTTGCATCGGATTAAAATTAGACACAAATTTTTAAAAAGGGTTTTCTTATGAATTTAGAGAAAGTCATTTCAGGCTTTTTTATTATTATGGCTCTTACACTGAATTTTGGTTTCTTTTATGGTGACCCTTCAGTGCTTGAACAGCATAACAGATATGAACTTTTTGCTGCAATTGTTGTAAACTTGATTGCTACAATCTATAAACTTGGAGATAAAACACAGCTTGGAGCGGTACTTCTTGCTACTAGTCTTGTTGCAGACATACAGTTGATTGGAGCTGCATCTATATGGGCATTAGGTGAGTATGTAACTGGAATGAATGTAGAGACGGTAACTGCTATTATCTCTTTTTCTGGCGGTGCATTGTTGGCAAATATTATTTCAGTTATACTCTTTACAGGTGATGTTCTAAAATCTAAAAGGTAACATACGTTGCAAAATAACTCATTATATCTGATCATTAAACGTATGCGTACTCCTATGTACGTATTGGTTGTGACTTTCTCTATTTCAATTCTTGGAATGGTTCTCATTCCTGGTGTTGATGATCAGGGTAATACATACCATTTAAGCTTTTTTGATGCATTTTACTTTGTATCTTATATGGCAACAACTATAGGGTTTGGAGAATCACCATATGAGTTTACATATCCTCAGCGTTTATGGGTAGGTTTTTGTATCTACCTGACTGTTGTAGGTTGGTTCTATGCTATAGGTTCAATAATTTCATTAGTACAAGATAAAGTATTGGCTGCACAGATAGCTTTGGCTCAATTTCAAAGAAAAATAAGAAAAATGGAAGATCCTTTTATTATCTTTGTTGGTTATAACTCTATGACCAAAGCTATTATAGACAGATTAACTGTTGATGGCATTAGAAGTGTTGTTATTGAAAAAAATGAAGATAAGATCAAAATGCTCTCTTTGCAAAATTATGCTATTGAAGTTCCTGCACTTGTCGGTGATGTTGAAGACCCAGAAGTCTTTAGAATAGCGGGAATCCATAAACATAATTGCAAGGCTGTTGTTTCTCTTTTTAATGATGATGCAATGAATTTGCAAGTTGCTCTCTCTGCAAAATTGATGAATAAAAATGTAACTG from Hydrogenimonas thermophila includes:
- the trpS gene encoding tryptophan--tRNA ligase, yielding MRIVSGMRPTGKLHLGHYLGVLKNWVNLQENNECHFFVADWHALSTSYEDKLNLRLLGKELVKDWIAAGIDPEKSALFVQSAIKEHAELYVLLNMITPLGWLERNPTYKDQLAQMQHKDIHTAGFLTYPVLQAADIILYQADVVPIGEDQKPHLEITREIVRRFHHLFNCEVFKEPKEMLTQTSRLLGLDGRKMSKSYNNAIFLSDTPEEVWQKLRGAKTDTQRVRRNDPGNPDVCLVYDYHKALTDNATVEQIANECRAGTIGCFDCKKICANSIENLLEPMRERRAKLDDDTIDGIIEKGNKIAKEEAAKTMEKANKAVFEISCEI
- a CDS encoding DUF6394 family protein; its protein translation is MNLEKVISGFFIIMALTLNFGFFYGDPSVLEQHNRYELFAAIVVNLIATIYKLGDKTQLGAVLLATSLVADIQLIGAASIWALGEYVTGMNVETVTAIISFSGGALLANIISVILFTGDVLKSKR